The DNA region TAACGTCACTGTCATAAAACACTAATTTCAGAGCCGGGGGCGAACATATAACCGATTGATTTTGAGCAGAATTTAAATCTTGGATACAGATTCATCGACAGTGTTCTGCATCTCGAGATCACCCCTTAATCTTATAACCATACTTATTCAATACCATTGTAAGATATGTTTGTAGTGTTTTATAGGAAATACGGCACCAACAATGGCAATAAAAGTATACCCTTTATAGGAGCAACACAGTACAATGTAATCAAAAACTTATGGGACACTGGACCGTCACCTGTAAAGTACGGGTGACGCGCATATTGCATTTAGCACGTTagcttttaacatttacatttaaattccTTACCTGGCCAAACACACTTTAGCACAGCTGAGGCAGAACATATgaactgctcccccccccccccattatatcTGTAGGGGGGCTGTAGACATGGTTGGGAGTCTGGTCTTCAACATTGCTGTTGATATCTGTGCCTCGAGGGAGTATTGGGGAGGCTTCTACTATGTGTGGGGATCTTGGAACTGCACTGGCTATGAATTCTACATTAGTCATATAATCAATTTTCTCCCAGTTCCTCCCATGCCCAGATGAACATGTACATCACAGGAAGTGACCTAGAGGATATTCCTATTAAGCAGCACTTCCAATGAACAGCATAACCTGCTGCCACCACTTTATTTCCACTCTGCAGGAGCAAATATCCCCTTTCATCACTTAACCCCATAACAGGACTAGAAACATAACTCCACCTGCATTAAAATTGCCAGATAAAACTGGTATTGACCCCGAAGGCTGggggtaaattaaaaaaaaaataaaaaagcagcCAGTGtgttatttacatatttacagtAGAAATGCAGCAACATCCTATGAAATGACATTTATCCCAGAAGCAGAACATCCACATTGTCCATTAATCAGAACAGCAAGTGAAAGATTCTGTAAGCAAACTGCAGCAAATAGTGCAGTACTAATACAGTATTTGTTCAGAGCAGATTTTACAGCATTAGAAATGGGAGCCTGCAGCTAGACTACAGCTGTATACAAAATAGACTCAGCAGCTTAGGACAGttatgcaaccccccccccccccccccccaaaaaaaaaatataaaaaattgggGTACTGACCCACTAAAGACAAGTTGTTCATTGTAAATTCATTTCATTGACTAACATGGCAGTCTTCAAGATGACAAGAGTTTAGGAGACTGTATATACAAAAGTTAAAAGCATAAAATTTTGCATGTATAAAACAGCCACAGTATTGGAAGCTACGTGGCCCACTGGGTGGTGTTCTGTACCATCACCACACCCGTGGGACTGTCTATCACACcggcaccatcatcaccaccacaaTTAGCAATGCCGCCATAGCCAGCAGAGCCTTGCTCAaaatggccagtagggggcagactCCAGTTACCAGGCACTCGGGCAGGAGGCTTGGGTGGCGTGGCCGGCTGAGGGTAGCCGCTGTAGTAGCCAGACGACTGTGGCGGGCTTCTGCTGAATGTTGCCTCCCTGAACGGAGCCACAGAGTAATGATCCGGCATGAACTGTGGGTAGATGGAAGAGACTTAGATATGCAGATTGGGGAATTTGTATCTGTACCATCCTGCCTTTAAGACAACACCCAGACTAGGGATGCAGCTCCTGGGAGGATGGACTCACTATGCGCCCAGTAAGACTTCCTCTAAGCCACTGGAGGACAGAGGCGGGTTTCCGCTGGGCAGAAAATGGGGTGACACGGTCATGCAGAGGGCTTACCTGCGAGTGATGGGGGATGCCAGTGTAGCCAGTATTGGGGAACCTCTCAGAGGCCCAGCCGTTCTCCTTCTGGTGTCTCTTCAGCTTCATCCTACGGTTCTGGAACCACGTCTTTACCTGAGAACCACAGTGAGTAGAGTTGGAAACAGCTTCCATGCCATCTTCATGGAAAAACACCTCATCTCACGAAGTAGCGTCTACAGTGGCGTGTCTCACCTGCTTGTAGGTCAGACCTGTGAGGCCTGCAAGAGTCTTCATCTCCACAGGAGTGAGGTACCTCTGCATGTTGAACCGATGGGTGAGGGCACTCATTTGGCCTTCTGAGAAGGCAGTTCGAGCCTTAGCCTTTTTGGGCTGTGTCGTGGTTTCTTGTGCGGCTGGAGATGGTGTGCATGGTGGCCCATGCTCTTCAAGACTCGAACCGAACCCTGTTGGCTCATCTATATTTAAGGAGCTGGACACCGGCTCACTGCTGTCAGGGCTCCCGCTGTCCTGGTACTCCTGTGGGCTTCTCTCCACCCAGGACGTAGCAGGGGCCTTAGGAACACAGCCATCGCTGCTGCTAGCCGAGCTCCACGAGTCTAAACGAGGATTTGAACATTCAGAGACTCATAAAAGCAAGCCCAAAACCGTGATAGTGATTCGGTGCATCCGTTACACATGGACCAGATACGTGATTAATATTTCACGCACTTGGATTAACAATTTTACCTGGCGTGTGGGCCTCGGAGTCGCTGGCAGCATCGCCGCGGGCGCCCTGACCTTCCTTTCCCGGTTGCTCAGGCTGACCAGAGCTGGGCGGAAAGAAAAATCGACCTCTCTGGCCTTGGGTGTCTGCGAAACACAACACTGGGCCGCGGATATCGCCCGGGTTGGTTTCGCCGTCCCCGGGGCTTTTCGGCGAAGATGCAGCGTAATAGCCTCCGCCATGGTTGAACGCCGCCTCCGCCCAGCCGAGCCCGGCGGCGCCTTGGTCCGGCCCGGGCGGGTACACCAGCCCATAAGCGTATGCGTGGTAAGATGGGTTATAGCTGTAGCTCATGGGCAGCTTCCAATCTGCCATTGTACCAAAACCCGGTCAAAACGTTAACCGCAAACCGCCTCACAGTCTCCCCTTTCCCAAATAGAACCCTAATACTGAGCGTCCCAAAGGTGCGCAGTGTGGTCCCATATATAGGGTCCGGTTCAGGGTGTGGGGGTGTGACCGCACGTCGAGCGGCTCGCCTATCGGCCATGTGGCCACCTAGCGCCGCATCACGCCCACCACCGTGCGGCAACGCCCATCGACCACGCTCCCTTCAGGTGCGCGACACAGCAAACTTTTATCTGGGATTTATTAAGCTAAACATTCCCAAACATATTCGGAATAGGACTGGTACCTAATTTAGAGGGGAAACGAGGCAGTAAACATAATGCAAATAAAAGCAAACATCTTCTTCTAATAATTTATGTTATTGACAACCCCAAACTTGCAGTGCCGATTAAACAGTTGGAAGAACATGCATGGATTAGGTGCAATTTAATGTTATACGCAGTATTTTACAGCCATAATTTATATAGCTATAATTTTTGTACTTATTTAATTCTTTGTTTAAACTGATTCAAATATGTTGTGACCTTCAGCTGTAGTGACATATTTTCAGACTTATTTCGACTCTTTAGTGTAACGGTGTTTCCAGCACACCCCGTATTTAGTTTGCTTATCGTCAACTAGTTTTTGAAGTAGTACATCAGCCGGTTTCTGTAATCCCCCTTTAGTGCTCTAGCTGTCGTGCAATCTGTATAGACGTAATAATGTTGCATTAATTGAATCctgtttgaaagtgttaattGAAGTTGAGAGTGTTCCCTACTTCTGCCTTAGTGACGATGAAAAGTACATACAGCACACTCGTAATGACCGTTTTAATCAAACACCCTTTACTTTCCGATTTAGAGTCAAGAACATCAAAATTGGAATTGCAAGCATGATCTAGGTTTGTCCaaaattaccatgcaaatagttTGGCTTTAGTTATAGATCCCCGACTGCATTAAGATGCTAATCGGTCAGTTACAGATAAAAATATGTGATAATGACAGACTGCAGCACATTAGCATTATCGCTCACCCGAAGGAAGGGACATTTAAAACTTGCCTAGTAACCATTCAAGCAGTCAAGACAAATGGGGCCTTATTCTGACGCTATTCATATACAGTTAAAATAGTCCACACTGGCACGAAATAACGCTCCCCTGCAATGTGGCGCTACATATATAACCCTACATAAGGTGCAGAAATAGACGGGATAAAAAATCGAGGTTTGACGACATTAACACGCAGGACACATTTAAACAATGTTAGGATGGTTAGAATTTAGGCGACGATGGAAGCAGAAGGGTTACACATAGTGTGAAGGAATGaatgataaacaaacaaatgaataaataccAGAGCGATCTCACATCTAACAGATGCTGTATACAAGGAAATCAATCAGTTGctcatatgtgtatatatacacacacaaacgcacacacgcTGTAGATAACATGTAATCAATGTAAACAAGCTGCTGTAATTCTTAGGAATGCCTGTTGTGTGAATTTATTTGGTAATGCTGATAGTTGTTGTGCTAATAGgcgtattttgtatttttctcaCGTTTGCTGTTGTACCGCCTCTTAAACATGATTTAATAAACCTCTATGTGACAAAAACAGAACGAACAAAAGTCGTCTGTTCCATCCATCTGTTTCTGAGAGAGTTGTGCAAATTCATGTTACGATTTCTTAAAACGCCAAATTGCAATATTTGCGTAAACTGAAATCATTTTTATCTCGTGTTATTTTGTTCGTAAGATATTTTACATGCTGTTTTTATTGATTACAATATGGCGCGGTTCATGTGGAAGTTGGATCTGTCGACAAAAACGGGTGAAAGATAAGTCTACGCTTTACTTGTTTTGATTGTCGAGGTCTTTTGTTATTCAGAGGGGCGTGAGTGGCGCTGATTTTTGGTGTAAATAGTCCATTATCGCCTCTGCCTCTCCGCGTAGAAGCTGAACCGTTTGTGTCGACTGTAGCTACATGAAAAATCCACTAGCTAAACATGTTTTTTGCGTTTATTTTATTGGTAACACTTGACGGGACACAGAAACTTAGTAATAActgagttactactgaagtacaaattttgaacaaatatagttgctacttgagataaaagattcCTTAATGAACAAACACAAGTTCAGTATTTCACGTGTTATTCGTAAATTTTTCCTCAATAGTTCCTTagcagttccttcagtagttcacaaaggcttatagaattaacagatatagtaacatatatagtaactgcttgggatgAAATATGCATCATGaatcattaacgatgaacaaatatgagatcagtattgAATTTGTGTTATTCAactacttgttccttcagtagttcacaaatgtttacagaacaaatagtaaaaaatatagtaactgcttgagataaaacatgtgTCACGATTGATGAATTTACATGAGGTCAGTATGTAGCTAAGATTTagacccatcctgggttgttccctgcctcgtgcggataggctccgggccccccgcgacccagtaggataagcggtttggaaaatggatggatagtatagTAATAAATAATTTGTGCACCAAATAAATGTAAGCGTTATTTTATTTAGCAATGCGGTGTACAAGTCAAAGAAAtagcaaattaaataaataaaatacatttttgataGTTCAAAGTTGCTTGAGTACAACATAAGCTTCGTGCACAAAATGGTATAAAACGATTTCTGACGTCCATCATTGATCATTATTTCTGAAATAACTTTAATTGCAGGGAAGGATCGTGATTTATAGCCTCCGCTCCTGCAGGTGTCGCTGACAGTCCGGGTGCAGCGGCACTCTACCGCTCCTCGCTGTTCGCGGATCCAGTCTCTGCACGGCGGAGCGCTTGACCAACGTGTTAAACTGTCAGGCAAAACACGGGTTGAGAGAAGCGCGGCAGCATGTCGGAAGAGCTGGAGGTGATCTTGTCCCGGCTTGCGGAGCCCGACAGCAACGCCGTGCAGCAGGTGGGCATAGACTGGGGATTCGGGCTGAGCCGGCTACCCTGGCGAGTTTAGCACAACCGTTTTACCCTGCAAACTGGTCTCTTTGGTGTGCATGTCTTAGTTGGGTCGGTAATAATGTATGATTGCCGTAACTGCAGTCAGGACCAAGTTCCAGCGTGTTGGTGTGTGCCCGCACGCTTTTGTATTTCGCGTGTACATACGGTATTtttctgtatattaatatatgAGTAGACGAAGCTGTCATTTTCCCCTTCAGGCTACAGCACAGCTGAAGGTGGCTTTCAAAGACCCATCTGTGATCCCAGCCCTGTGTGTCTTGATGACCAACTCGCAGAACGCACAGGTGCTTCGCCCGTTAAACCTTTTATCATTCATGTTTACCGTTTCTGATTTACTTTTCCATTAATTAAAGCCACGAGTTAAAAATCTCACAATATTTTGGTATCTTCTAATGTACATATATGGCTCTAACAGGTTTTGATTACCGTTTTACATACTGTACATCATCAGATACTGCTGCAACTGCAGCGTCAGTAAATCTTATGGCACTGATCCGTGAACCCTTTTGTTAAACTTTAAAGTTATGTGAAGATGGAGATCGTAACATAACACAGATTATGTTGCAATGGAGTGGCTGTCTTGCGTTAAAACGTACTGAATGTGGCTGACATTTGGGGCTAAAAATAGTTCATTCATATAGCAGGGTGACTCCTAATTCTGACAGTAATAGTAGAAATAATTTCCTTTTAAATTAGGTTAATAACAGCAGCTGGCGTCCCAGTAAAGCCCTTGAACACAGAGTCTGGTCATCGATTAAGTTTGCCATCTCTGTGCTTCTCTGCCCTGTAGATCCGTCAGTCTGCTGCTGTCATGTTGCGGATCAGAGTAACAAAGCACTGGAGGAAAGTCGGCACTGAGCACCGGGAAAGGTGCGACCGCTCTGCCTGAACGTTAGAGTGTACGGAGTGCTCAGCACCGTGCTCAGTGTTAACGTGGTCTCTGCGTCTTACTC from Brienomyrus brachyistius isolate T26 chromosome 1, BBRACH_0.4, whole genome shotgun sequence includes:
- the nanog gene encoding homeobox protein NANOG codes for the protein MADWKLPMSYSYNPSYHAYAYGLVYPPGPDQGAAGLGWAEAAFNHGGGYYAASSPKSPGDGETNPGDIRGPVLCFADTQGQRGRFFFPPSSGQPEQPGKEGQGARGDAASDSEAHTPDSWSSASSSDGCVPKAPATSWVERSPQEYQDSGSPDSSEPVSSSLNIDEPTGFGSSLEEHGPPCTPSPAAQETTTQPKKAKARTAFSEGQMSALTHRFNMQRYLTPVEMKTLAGLTGLTYKQVKTWFQNRRMKLKRHQKENGWASERFPNTGYTGIPHHSQFMPDHYSVAPFREATFSRSPPQSSGYYSGYPQPATPPKPPARVPGNWSLPPTGHFEQGSAGYGGIANCGGDDGAGVIDSPTGVVMVQNTTQWAT